One genomic segment of Tripterygium wilfordii isolate XIE 37 chromosome 9, ASM1340144v1, whole genome shotgun sequence includes these proteins:
- the LOC120005765 gene encoding uncharacterized protein LOC120005765, with the protein MVMFLAMIVLWSALMSPAVACPPDRSQCKDCIVDQFKYGCPKCVPVLRCMARCLWGGTSKGNCVKRCDCNGGKPTLSDCKKCMSRCKCSCVAAA; encoded by the coding sequence ATGGTGATGTTCCTGGCGATGATCGTTTTGTGGTCGGCATTGATGTCACCGGCGGTGGCGTGTCCGCCGGACAGAAGTCAATGCAAAGACTGCATAGTCGATCAATTCAAGTATGGCTGTCCAAAATGTGTTCCGGTTCTACGGTGCATGGCGAGGTGCTTGTGGGGTGGGACCTCCAAAGGGAATTGTGTGAAGAGATGTGATTGCAATGGTGGGAAGCCAACGCTCTCTGATTGCAAGAAGTGCATGTCCAGGTGCAAGTGCAGTTGTGTGGCCGCGGCTTAA